From a single Arachis hypogaea cultivar Tifrunner chromosome 3, arahy.Tifrunner.gnm2.J5K5, whole genome shotgun sequence genomic region:
- the LOC112780785 gene encoding uncharacterized protein, which yields MGATPFHPLILKVRLSKNFDKPMDMRYDGTKDPQKHLTAFEARMNLEGVGDAVRYRAFSVTLAGPAIRWFNALPQGSITAFTDISQSFLARFTTRIAKAKHPINLLGVTQKPGELTKKFLDRFNDECLEINGLTDSVASLCLTNNLLNEDFRRHLTTKPVWTVQEIQSVAKEYINDEEVSQIVVANKWQLPNPSARQAPQVDRYKVAPRDRTPAKQHKQPPRVGRFTNYTPLTVPIVEVYQQIATRKSYPDPGH from the coding sequence ATGGGGGCCACCCCTTTCCACCCCTTGATCCTCAAGGTCCGGCTTTCGAAGAATTTTGACAAGCCAatggacatgaggtacgatgggACCAAGGATCCCCAGAAACACCTCACAGCTTTTGAAGCAAGAATGAATTTGGAAGGGGTAGGCGACGCGGTCAGGTACCGAGCATTTTCTGTGACGCTGGCCGGCCCAGCGATTCGATGGTTCAACGCACTCCCCCAAGGGTCCATCACGGCCTTCACAGACATCTCCCAAAGCTTTCTGGCTCGGTTCACGACACGTATAGCCAAGGCAAAGCACCCGATTAACCTGTTAGGGGTTACCCAAAAACCCGGAGAGCTGACCAAAAAATTCTTGGACAGATTCAACGACGAGTGCTTGGAGATCAATGGCCTTACGGACTCGGTTGCTAGCCTTTGCCTAACAAACAACCTGCTAAACGAGGACTTTAGGAGGCACCTCACAACTAAGCCTGTATGGACCGTGCAGGAGATTCAAAGCGTGGCCAAGGAATACATCAATGATGAAGAAGTCAGTCAGATTGTAGTAGCCAATAAATGGCAGCTCCCTAACCCCTCAGCTCGGCAGGCCCCCCAGGTCGACAGATACAAGGTGGCTCCCAGGGACAGAACCCCAGCCAAACAGCACAAACAACCCCCACGAGTGGGAAGGTTCACAAATTACACGCCACTCACGGTGCCCATAGTGGAAGTTTACCAGCAAATTGCGACAAGGAAATCCTATCCAGACCCAGGCCACTGA